Below is a window of Leifsonia sp. NPDC080035 DNA.
CTGTCATCATCGCCCTCTCGTGTGGAACAAAGATTGTTTTGGCCTATGCCGAACGATAGCACCCCCGGCCCGACTCAGTAGACTCGCTGGCGGAGGGGATGTGGACGAACAGATCATCACCGGCTCGACCGCGTCGGAGATCGCCGCGAGCGTGCGCGCTCTGCACGAGCGCGGCGTGTTGAGCCGCGGCGACGCGCTGCCGCCGGTGCGTGAGCTGGCGGCGAGGCTCGGCGTCAACCGCAACACCGCGGTGGCGGCGTACCGGTTGCTGGCGCAGGCGGGCGTCGTCGTCGCGCGCGGGCGCGCCGGGACCGTGATCGCCGGTCTCGACGCGGTCGCACAGGAGGGCTACGCGGCCGACAGCGTGCTGCGCGACATCGGCACGGGCAACCCGGACCCGCAGCGCATCCCCGACCTCTCCGGTGCCCTCGCGGCGGCCGTCGGCCGGCCGGTGCTCTACGGCGAGCCGGTGATCGACCCCGCGCTTCAGCAGCGCGCGCTCGACTGGGTCAGCGCCGACCTGCCCGACCGGGACGTCCGCATCACCGTGACCAACGGCGCGGTGGATGCGGTGGAGCGGCTGCTCGCCCAGGCCCTGCTGCGCGACGACGCGGTCGCGCTCGAGGATCCGTGCTTCCTGGCGAGCATCCACACGGTCCGCCTCGGCGGTTACCGGGCGGTCCCGGTGCCGGTGGACGCCGAGGGCATGACGGTCGACGGCCTGCGCTCGGCCCTCGACGCCGGCGTCAGGGCGATCATCTGCACGCCGCGCGCGCAGAACCCCACCGGCGCGACGCT
It encodes the following:
- a CDS encoding aminotransferase class I/II-fold pyridoxal phosphate-dependent enzyme, with protein sequence MDEQIITGSTASEIAASVRALHERGVLSRGDALPPVRELAARLGVNRNTAVAAYRLLAQAGVVVARGRAGTVIAGLDAVAQEGYAADSVLRDIGTGNPDPQRIPDLSGALAAAVGRPVLYGEPVIDPALQQRALDWVSADLPDRDVRITVTNGAVDAVERLLAQALLRDDAVALEDPCFLASIHTVRLGGYRAVPVPVDAEGMTVDGLRSALDAGVRAIICTPRAQNPTGATLTPTRAAELRAVLAGHPYVLVIEDDHFSMLSQRPYESLIGPGHRRFALVRSVSKFLGPDMCLAVAATDPETAERLAFRLSPGTTWVSHVLQRLVLAQLTDETVLDQVAAAGRHYAERNAAFAALLADRGLPAEAADGLNLWVALPVEARVVAERLMRRGWLARTGDEFLLGEHAAPSHHLRLTVHDLTDEETTRLVDDLAEASGTVPADPRQAAVPRDERMYG